A portion of the Rhodococcus pseudokoreensis genome contains these proteins:
- a CDS encoding VOC family protein: MKLSSHIAIGVSDLERSLAFYRDALGMTVIRDATNEPPADSLYGPEVGSTRRREVMLRFGGNDGEGYGDRLFLAISQSDELAGNAPLHLGQIGIHHIGFWVDDIPALATRLRSAGYEPVSVKDTTGVGYGESAGQPMRAMFVKDPDGTILQFDERVGVAPDGCC, translated from the coding sequence ATGAAGCTCTCCTCCCACATCGCCATCGGGGTCAGCGACCTGGAACGCTCGCTGGCGTTCTACCGCGACGCGCTCGGGATGACGGTGATTCGCGACGCGACCAACGAGCCGCCGGCGGACTCGCTCTACGGGCCCGAGGTGGGCTCGACCCGGCGTCGCGAGGTGATGCTGAGGTTCGGCGGAAACGACGGCGAGGGTTACGGCGACCGGCTCTTCCTGGCGATCTCGCAGTCCGACGAACTGGCCGGGAACGCGCCACTCCACCTGGGCCAGATCGGCATTCACCACATCGGGTTCTGGGTCGACGACATCCCGGCGCTGGCGACGCGGCTGCGCTCGGCCGGCTACGAGCCGGTCTCGGTCAAGGACACCACCGGAGTCGGATACGGCGAGAGCGCCGGTCAGCCGATGCGGGCGATGTTCGTCAAGGACCCCGACGGCACGATCCTGCAGTTCGACGAGCGCGTAGGCGTCGCGCCCGACGGCTGCTGCTGA
- a CDS encoding amidohydrolase family protein, which translates to MTATLPDLGTAETGHTLGIIDCDVHPLKIREHQQRGAGVLSYLPQRWQRHAAEVGVARGGWAGGDRPRPREYGQRWDTEPPGGGAPGSDPLFAAEQLLDTYQISAGLLNDLGAFSSAGMKGQPTGFSAAYCRALNEHRCDNWLARDPRWYASINLPYELPELAVREIEFWKEQDRQYGDRMKQIMLAPDNLRPPGHPSYWPIYEACEHYGLPVTFHVMTGNRVTPSGSPSYYYEEHCDYAAFNFPMVASFIFEGVFDRFPNLAIVLVELGWSWALPLSWRLDAAARTMGGEVAHLAKAPSEYLRDHFYFTIQPMEEPEDDAHLDEIYDAFLASGLGEKLMYSSDYPHWDFDEPAALPRNLSVERRAAVLGGVASELYGIPLLPGQGLAV; encoded by the coding sequence TTGACTGCCACGCTGCCCGATCTCGGCACCGCGGAGACCGGGCACACGCTCGGGATCATCGACTGCGACGTCCACCCGCTCAAGATTCGCGAGCACCAGCAGCGCGGTGCCGGCGTGCTCTCCTACCTGCCGCAGCGCTGGCAGCGGCATGCTGCCGAGGTGGGGGTCGCCCGCGGCGGCTGGGCCGGCGGCGACCGGCCCCGGCCGCGGGAGTACGGCCAGCGCTGGGACACCGAGCCTCCCGGCGGCGGCGCGCCGGGGAGTGACCCGCTGTTCGCCGCCGAGCAACTGCTCGACACGTACCAGATCAGCGCGGGCCTGCTCAACGACCTGGGCGCCTTCTCCTCGGCGGGGATGAAGGGGCAGCCGACCGGCTTCTCGGCGGCGTACTGCCGGGCACTCAACGAGCATCGGTGCGACAACTGGCTGGCCCGGGACCCGCGCTGGTACGCCTCGATCAACCTGCCCTACGAGCTGCCCGAGCTGGCCGTGCGGGAGATCGAGTTCTGGAAGGAGCAGGACCGGCAGTACGGAGACCGGATGAAGCAGATCATGCTCGCGCCGGACAACCTGCGCCCGCCTGGCCACCCGTCGTACTGGCCGATCTACGAGGCCTGCGAGCACTACGGGCTTCCGGTGACCTTCCACGTGATGACCGGAAACCGGGTCACCCCGTCGGGCTCGCCGAGCTACTACTACGAGGAGCACTGCGACTACGCGGCGTTCAACTTCCCGATGGTGGCCAGCTTCATCTTCGAGGGCGTTTTCGACCGCTTCCCGAATCTCGCGATCGTCCTGGTGGAGCTCGGCTGGTCGTGGGCGCTGCCGCTGTCGTGGCGCCTGGACGCCGCGGCCCGCACAATGGGCGGCGAGGTCGCACACCTGGCCAAGGCGCCCTCGGAGTATCTCCGCGACCACTTCTACTTCACCATCCAGCCGATGGAGGAGCCGGAGGACGACGCCCACCTCGACGAAATCTACGACGCATTCCTGGCCTCGGGCCTGGGCGAGAAGCTGATGTACTCCTCGGATTACCCCCATTGGGACTTCGACGAGCCGGCGGCGCTGCCCCGCAACCTGAGTGTCGAGCGCCGGGCCGCCGTCCTGGGCGGCGTGGCGAGCGAGCTGTACGGCATTCCGCTGCTCCCCGGCCAGGGCCTCGCGGTCTGA
- a CDS encoding nuclear transport factor 2 family protein, translating to MEDRLAMLEARLRELEDEREIRELLARYGYYADAPLDEEYFALFTDDCVMDVSAGRGDDPYEVVRWEGLAAMREFLSVRTAAHDNGFYGRSMHVQGNNLAIRVTGDDAVANGYSFIFHQDGPTLKLLSASINEWAFRREVGRWRIQMRKRRMPGAPDAAEVLRAAE from the coding sequence GTGGAGGACCGGCTGGCAATGCTGGAGGCTCGGCTGCGCGAACTCGAGGACGAGCGGGAGATCCGTGAGCTGCTCGCCCGATACGGCTATTACGCCGACGCTCCGCTCGACGAGGAGTACTTCGCGCTCTTCACCGACGACTGCGTCATGGACGTCTCCGCCGGACGCGGGGACGACCCCTACGAGGTGGTCCGGTGGGAGGGGCTCGCTGCGATGCGCGAGTTCCTCTCGGTGCGGACCGCCGCCCACGACAACGGCTTCTACGGCCGCAGCATGCACGTGCAGGGCAACAATCTGGCGATCAGGGTGACCGGTGACGACGCCGTGGCCAACGGCTACTCGTTCATCTTCCACCAGGACGGCCCCACCCTGAAGCTGCTCAGCGCCTCGATCAACGAGTGGGCGTTCCGGCGCGAGGTCGGCCGCTGGCGGATCCAGATGCGCAAGCGCCGGATGCCCGGGGCCCCCGACGCCGCCGAAGTGCTGAGGGCAGCGGAGTGA